From Pseudomonas sp. stari2:
CAGTCAGCGCATCAGCGCCTCGGAACTGGACTACTTTGTCAGTTCAGAAGCGGGACAAAAAACCATTGCAGAAAATTACGTCGGACTTCCTTATGAGGCTATCGAATAGCTTCCTACCGACTTACACTGGCGAGCATCCCCGCTCGCCTGACGATCTGCGGGACCCTCACTGCCCGCAGGTTTTGCCCGTGACCAATCTCAACCATCCCGAAACGCCCAAACCGGCCATTCGCAGCGTGCTGGTCGCGCTGATGATGGCGATATTTCTTGGCGCACTGGACCAGACCATCGTCGCTGTTTCCATGCCGGCCATCTCCGCGCAATTCAAGGACGTCAGCCTGCTGGCCTGGGTGATTTCCGGATACATGGTGGCGATGACCGTGGCGGTGCCGATCTACGGCAAGCTCGGCGATTTGTACGGGCGGCGCAAACTGATGCTGTTCGGCATGGGCCTGTTCACCCTCGCCTCGCTGTTCTGCGGCATGGCCCAAAGCATGGAGCAACTGGTGCTGGCGCGGATCTTTCAGGGCATCGGCGCCGGCGGGATGATTTCGGTGAGCCAGGCGATCATCGGCGACATCGTCCCGCCCCGTGAGCGCGGGCGCTATCAGGGTTACTTCTCCAGCATGTATGCGGTGGCCAGCGTTGCCGGTCCGGTGCTCGGCGGTTACATGACAGAGTATCTGTCATGGCGCTGGGTGTTCCTGATCAACCTGCCGCTGGGCCTCGGCGCGTATTGGGTGGCGCGACGCAACCTGATCGGCCTGCCGATTCCCCAGCGCAAACCGGTCATCGACTACCTCGGCACGCTGCTGATGATCATCGGCCTGACGGCATTGTTGCTGGCGATCACTCAGGTCGGCCAAGGCCACGCATGGCGCAGCAGTGAAGTCCTCGGTCTGTTCGCTTGTGCGGTGGCGGTGCTGGCGGTGTTCGTCTGGCATGAGCGACGTGCCCGGGAGCCGTTGCTGCCAATGCACCTGTTCACCAACCGCAGCGCCCTGCTGTGCTGGTGCACGATTTTCTTCTGCAGCTTTCAGGCGATTTCGTTGATCGTGCTGATGCCGTTGCGCTTCCAGAGCGTGACGGGCGCGGGGGCGGACAGCGCTGCGCTGCACTTGCTGCCACTGGCGATGGGGTTGCCGATCGGCGCGTATTTCGCCGGTCGCCGCACCTCGATTACCGGGCGCTATAAACCACAGATTCTCACCGGCGCATTGCTGATGCCGATCTCGATCCTCGGCATGGCCTTCAGCCCACCGGATGCGACGCTGATCAGCAGTCTGTTCATGTTGCTCAGCGGTATCGCCGGCGGCATGCAATTCCCGACCTCGCTGGTCGGCACGCAGAACTCGGTGGAACAAAAAGACATTGGCGTCGCCACCAGCACCACCAACCTGTTCCGCTCTCTGGGCGGCGCGGTGGGCGTGGCGCTGATGTCGGCGCTGTTGCTGGCGTTGTTACAGGACTCCAGCTTTGCCCATCTGACCGGCGCATCGCTGATCGGCGAGGGTCAATCCGGCAACGTCTTGCTCGATGGCCTGAACGCGGCTCCCGGCGATGCGCAGAATGCCTTGCGTGCCGAGTTGCTGGTGACGTTCCGGCATTTGCTGATGGTCAGCGCCGGGGTGTCGCTGCTCGGGCTGGCGGCGGCGATCGCGATGCCGAACCGCTTGTTGCGCGGACGTGAACACGGCGCACGCTGACCGATGCCGAAGGCTCCCACACCTTGCGTGGGAGCCAAAGCCACAGGGATCAAGCGCTGTAATAACCGACTGCCACCAGATAATCCCCGACCTTCTTCAGGTAGGCATGTTTGTTCTCGACCTTGCCGGTTACCGGGTTTTTCCAGCGGTATTCGTACTCGCCCTCATCCTGTTTGCCGATCAGCGCCAGAATCGGCTCGCCCACCGGTTTGCCTTCCGGGTCCTTGACCTTGGCGAAGTCGGTATTGACCAACCGCAGGTTGGTACCGTGGGCGACGTAGCGCCGCGTCTTCAGGTCCACCACGAAAACGTAAAGGTCATCCTGCAGGTATCCGCCCTTGAGCGAGTTGACCGCCGTCAGCGTGCCTTTTTCGTCCTTGGTCAAATCGGTGGCGGCTTTATCCAGCAGGACTTTCGCCTGCTCCGCCGACGCACGCGGCAAGTAGTAGCCGACCGCCAGAATCCGCTGACCGATGCGCTGATAGAACACATGCTTGCGCTCGACCTTGCCATCGGCCTGATTCTGCCAGCGATACTCGGCCTGCTGGATGCCGTTGCCTTCCGGCACTTTCAGCGCGTCCTTGAACGCTTTCTGCAAATCCGGCCCGAGCACTTCGCTCACGTCCCGGCCGATCAACGCCGAAGACGGCCCGCCGCTGGCGAGCATCACACCCTTGGTATCGACTACGAACACGTAGCGATCCTTGTCGACGAACTCGCCCTGACGGCTGAACGCCGCGAACGCCTTGTCGCCGTTGTCGTGATAGTAGGCCAGAGCCTTTTCCAGCAAGGCGATGGCGGCCTTGCTGTCGTCTTTTTCCGTGGCCGCATTGGCCTGTCCGAAACTCAACAACAGCAGCGCGCCGAGCCAGGCCAGTTTTTGCACAAACCCCATGACGCATCCCTCGTTCTTGTTGGTGTTTCAAGAGCGTAGACGGCCTGGAGGCAGGCATGGATATTCAGAAAGCTTCTGAATGTTGCGATGGGTGTGTGGTGAGGGCGTTCGCGCCCTCGCCACAGAAGGGGCTCACGGCCGGGCGTTGATCTGCTGTTGCAGGTTCTGGATCTGCGCCTGCAGGGTGTTGATGTTGCGGGTCATCTGCCCACGGAACGCATCGAACTCGGCGGTGCTGGAGCCGCCCTGCGCAGTGGCCGGACGGTTGTCCTGCTCGCTCTTGAGCACGACGATTTCCTGTTCCAGACGCTCGATGGCGGCGTTCGACCCACCCTGTTTTTTCAGGGCCGTGATGTCAGCGCCTAGGCTCTTGAACTGCGCATCGAAACCCTTGACCTGTGCATCGAAGCTTTTCAGCTGGGCATCGACTTTGCTGGTGTCGGCCGGCGTACTTTTCAGCGTTGCCAGCTCTGCACTCAAGGCTTTGACCTGGGCCTGCAACTGAGTGTTGGCGTTCTGCTGTTCGGTGGTTTGAGCAGTCATCAGCGCCAGACGCTTGTCCAGATCGGTCGCCTGTCCGGCCACACCCTGCTGCTGTTTGCTCTGGTCCTGGAGTGCGCTTTGCAGCTGTCTGATCTGCAGTTTCAGGGCTTCGCTGTCGGTGTTGACGTTGGTCTGGCTTGCCACGACCTTGCCGGAAATGTCCTGCAAACGCCCCGCGGCTTCTTCACTGATCCGCGCGAAGCTTTCCTGGGTCGCCACCAGTTGCTGCTCCATCAACGAAATCTGCTGGAAGCTCCACCAGGCCAGGCCGATGAAGGCGAAGAACAATGCACCGACCAGCGCCCACAACGGCCCGGTGCTGGCCGACTTGATCTTGACCACTGGCGGTGTGCGCGAATGCACGGAGGTGCGGGCAGTGGTGGGAAAATCGTCGTCATCGAGTGTGTCGGCGCGCAGGCTCGGTACATCGTCGAAATCGTCGTCGTGGGCATCGTTACGCATAGACATTGAGGCAACCTTTGTGAAACCCGGTAATGGCTGAGTGCGGCGCAGTATAAACCTCGCAGCCGCAGGGATTGACCCCCAACCTGCGGCTGGGTTCAGCACTTCGTATCAACGAATGTCCTGGGCCTTCCACCAGCCACAGAACTCATCGAGGGCGGTCCAGAGACTGACTTTCGGATCGTAGTCCAGATAATGCCGGGCGCGGCTGATGTCGAGGGTGAAATTTTTGTTCATCACCTGCATGCCCAGGCGCGACAGGGTCGGTTCGGGACGTCCCGGCCAGAGTTTGCACGCGCCTTCGTTGAGCGCCGCCACACTGTAGGCCAGTCCGTAGGAACGGTACCTGGTGACCTGCGGGACTTCCATTTTTCGCATCACGTAATTGACTACATCCCACAGCGGCACCGGGGCGCCGTTGCTGATGTTGTAGGCCTTGCCCAGCGCCGAGCCAGCCGCCAGAAGGCTGCTCAACAAGGCTTCGTTGAGGTTGTGCACGCTGGTGAAATCGACCTTGTTCAAACCGTTGCCGATGATCGCCAGACGCCCCTGGCGCTGCATCTTCAATAGACGCGGGAAAATGCTCATGTCCCCGGCGCCGATGACGAAACGCGGGCGCAGGGCCAGGGTTTCAAGGCCGAACTCCTGGGCACCGAAGACCTTCTGCTCCGCCAGAAATTTGGTTGCTGCGTAATGATGTTTGAAACGCTTGGGCACTTGCTCTTCGGTCAGGCCGAGGTGGTCGCGACCGTCAAAATAGATCGACGGCGACGACAGATGCACCAGGCGCCGCACCCGTTGTTTGAGACAGGCTTCGACCACGTTTTCGGTGACCTGCACATTGCCTTGATGAAAGTCCTGATAGCGCCCCCACAGCCCGACTGCGCCGGCGCAATGCACCACGGCTTCGACGTCGGTGCAGAGCGCACGCACCAGTTCCGGGTCACTCAGATCACCCTGAACGAACTCGGCGCCGCGACGCACCAGATGCTCGACGCCCTCGGCCCGGCGGCCATTGACCCGCACGTCCAGGCCCTGCTCCAGGGCAAAACGCGCAAAGCGTCCGCCAATGAAGCCGCTTGCGCCGGTGACCAGAATTTTCATGTAGAGCTCCGCTGTCTTTCGTTTTGCCTGATTCGTGAGTCTTGACGCTGGCCATCAGTCCAACGGCACCAGCCATTGTGACGACGAACGCACCAATTGCTCGGTCAACAACCCCAGCAACTGGCCGCCATTGCGCCAATGATGCCAGTACAACGGCACGTCGATCGGTTTATCTGGCAACAGTTCACGCAACACGCCGCGTTCCAGCTGCTCGCGCACCTGCAATTCCGGCACCAGCCCCCAGCCGAGCCCGGCTTCGGTCAGGCGAATAAAACCTTCAGACGACGGGCACAAATGATGTTCGAAACCGCCATCGACGCCGAGGGATGCGAGGTAACGATGCTGCAGAAAATCGTCCGGGCCGAAGACCAGTGCAGGAGTGCGCGGCAATTGTTCGGCACGCACACCATCGGGAAAATGCCGCTCGATGAATGCCGGGCTGGCCAGCGCGCGATAGCGCATCGCCCCGAGCAACACACTGCGGGCGCCCGCCACCGGCCGTTCACTGGCGCAAACGCAGGCTGCCACTTCACCCGCACGCATGCGCTTGAGACCGACGGTCTGGTCCTCGACGATCAGGTCCAGCAACAGATGTTGTTCGGCGCAGAAGTCGCCCACCGCCTCGGCCCACCAGGTGGCGAGGCTGTCGGCATTCAGGGCGATACGCAGCCGTTCCGGCAGGCCCTCTTCGTCCAGCGCCGGCACCAGCGTCTGTAGATCCCGTTCGAGCAGGCGCACCTGCTGCACATGGTTGAGCAGGCGCCGACCGATCTCGGTCGGCGACGGCGGCGTCCCGCGTACCAGCACCGGTTGGCCGACCCGCGCCTCCAGCAGTTTGATCCGCTGGGAAATCGCCGATTGTGAAAGGCCCAGCACCTGCGCCGCCCGTTCAAATCCGGCCTGCTCGACCACGGCGGCCAAGGCGGAAAGCAATTTGTAGTCGAACATCAGTTTTCCTAATGAGCGATCAGCACTATTGGTTTTTCTTATACAGCGTCAACCGGGAGAATAGCCAGCAAGCACTCTTTATCAAGGACCCTCCCCATGGCTGGCGAAACCTCGTTGACCACCCTGCTGCGCAGCATGAGCCCGCAGCTCAATGCCGGCGAATACGTGTTCTGCACCTTGCGCGACGGGCAAATGCCGAGCGGTCTGGAGGTCGTAGGCAGTTTCCGCGAACGGGAAGGCCTGACGGTAATTCTCGAACGGTCCCACGCCGAGCGCGCCGGTTTCAGCTTTGACTATGTCGCCGCGTGGATCACGTTGAACGTGCATTCGGCGCTGGAAGCCGTCGGCCTGACCGCCGCGTTCGCCACCGCACTGGGCAAGGCCGGCATCAGTTGCAACGTGATTGCCGGCTACTACCACGATCATTTGTTCGTCGGTCAGGCCGACGCCGAACGTGCCATGCAAGTGCTGCGCGATCTCGCAGCCAACGCGGAGTAATTGTCATGTGGCAAAGCTATACCAACGGTTTGCTGGTGGCGTTCGGGCTGATCATGGCGATCGGCACCCAGAACGCCTTTGTGCTGGCCCAGAGCCTGCGTCGTGAACATCACCTGCCGGTCGCCGCGCTGTGCGTCGCCTGCGATGCGTTACTTGTGGCGGCAGGCGTGTTCGGCCTGGCCACGGTGCTGGCGCAAAATCCGACGTTGCTGGCGGTTGCCCGCTGGGGCGGTGCAGTGTTCCTGATCTGGTACGGCAGCCAGGCATTGCGCCGGGCGTTCTCTAAACAGAGCCTGCAACAGGGTGAAAACCAGACCGTGCGTTCATTGCGCGCGGTGATGCTCAGCGCACTGGCGGTGACCTTGCTCAACCCGCACGTTTATCTCGACACCGTGCTGCTGATCGGCTCCCTCGGCGCGCAACAATCGGTGCCCGGCGCTTATGTCGTGGGCGCGGCGAGCGCTTCGCTGCTGTGGTTTTTCACTCTGGCGTTTGGCGCAGCATGGCTCGCCCCATGGCTGGCGCGGCCAAGTACCTGGCGAATTCTTGATCTGTTGGTGGCTGTGATGATGTTCACGGTGGCCGGTCAGCTCATTCTGGCCTCGTGATTATTCCAAACAGCTCTGGAACCTCTATCCCACACAGTTGTTGCGTGGTTATGCCGCACCCCCGGTGCTATGATCCGAACCCTGCGCCGCAAAGAGTAAAAACTCGCCGGTGCATTTCTGGCCGCCCGTGATCGGCCTTGCGCTCACCGCAACAGACCTGATTAGGAGAATCATCATGGCTTTCGAATTGCCGCCGCTGCCTTACGCACACGATGCCCTGCAGCCGCACATTTCCAAGGAAACCCTGGAATTCCACCACGACAAGCACCACAACACCTACGTCGTGAACCTGAACAACCTGGTGCCAGGCACCGAGTTCGAAGGCAAGACCCTGGAAGAGATCGTCAAGACTTCCTCGGGCGGCATCTTCAACAACGCCGCTCAGGTCTGGAACCACACCTTCTACTGGAACTGCCTGGCGCCAAACGCCGGTGGTCAACCAACCGGCGCATTGGCTGAAGCCATCAACGCGGCTTTTGGTTCGTTCGACAAGTTCAAGGAAGAGTTCAGCAAAACCTCGATCGGCACCTTCGGTTCCGGCTGGGGCTGGCTGGTGAAAAAGGCTGACGGTTCCCTGGCGCTGGCCAGCACCATCGGCGCCGGCAACCCGCTGACCAGCGGCGACACCCCGCTGCTGACTTGCGACGTCTGGGAACACGCTTACTACATCGACTACCGTAACCTGCGTCCCAAGTACGTCGAGGCGTTCTGGAACCTGGTCAACTGGAAGTTCGTGGCCGAGCAGTTCGAAGGCAAGACCTTCACCGCTTAAGCTGCGTGCCAGACAAAAAACCCGGCTATTGCCGGGTTTTTTATGCCTGCGAAAAGCGCGAGGGCGAATCTCATCGCAAACAGGGCCATTTCCCACACGCAAAGCAGCCCTTGTCCCCTTGCTCCCAAGCCACAGCGGACTAACATCAACAGAGGAAAAATTGTCAGACGCCCCTCAAGTTGGAGAGCAAAACTACCGACACAGTACAACCAGGGCAAATACTCCAGGCAGCCGCATTTCGGCCAAGGCCACGGACAAACTTTCCGCAGTTCGATTGTCCCTTTGACTGCCAACACGGGATTGCCAATACTCATGGCAACTTGACGCTACCCGCACGGAACAAGGAATAACCCTTTGAAGCTGGAACTCAAGAACAGCTTGTCGGTGAAGTTGCTCCGGGTCGTGCTCCTGTCGGCATTGATCGTCGGCGTGGTCTTGAGCTGCGCGCAGATCGTTTTCGATGCTTATAAAACACGCCAGGCTGTCGCCAGCGATGCCGAGCGCATCCTCGACATGTTCCGCGATCCCTCCACCCAGGCTGTCTACAGCCTGGACCGAGAGATGGGCATGCAGGTAATCGAAGGCCTGTTCCAGGATGACGCCGTGCGCCAGGCCTCCATCGGCCATCCCAACGAAGCGATGCTCGCGCAGAAATCCCGCGAACTGCAGCATTCCAACAGCCGCTGGCTGACCGACCTGATCCTCGGCCAGGAGCGCACGTTCACCACCCAGCTGGTGGGACGCGGCCCCTACAGCGAATATTACGGCGACTTGAGCATCACCCTCGACACCGCCACGTATGGCCAGGGTTTTATCGTCAGTTCGGTGATCATCTTCATTTCCGGCGTGCTGCGTGCCCTGGCCATGGGCCTGGTGCTGTATCTGGTCTATCACTGGCTGCTGACCAAGCCGCTGTCGCGGATCATCGAGCACCTCACCGAAATCAACCCGGACCGCCCCAGCGAACACAAGATTCCACAGCTCAAGGGTCACGAGAAAAACGAACTCGGTATCTGGATCAACACCGCCAACCAGTTGCTCGAATCCATCGAACGAAACACCCACCTGCGCCACGAAGCGGAAAACAGTCTGCTGCGCATGGCCCAGTACGACTTCCTCACCGGCCTGCCGAACCGTCAACAACTGCAGCAACAACTGGACAAGATTCTGGTGGATGCCGGCAAGCTTCAGCGACGGGTCGCGGTGTTGTGCGTGGGGCTGGATGACTTCAAAGGCATCAACGAACAATTCAGCTACCAGACCGGCGACCAATTGCTGCTGGCCCTGGCGGATCGACTGCGCGCCCATAGCGGCCGCCTAGGTGCCCTCGCCCGCCTGGGTGGCGACCAGTTCGCCCTGGTGCAGGCCGATATCGAACAACCTTACGAAGCGGCGGAACTGGCGCAAAACATCCTCGATGATCTGGAGGCCGCATTCGCCCTCGATCATCAGGAAATCCGCCTGCGCGCCACCATCGGCATCACCCTGTTCCCGGAGGATGGCGACAGCACCGAGAAGCTGTTGCAGAAAGCCGAGCAGACCATGACCCTGGCCAAGACCCGCTCGCGCAACCGCTATCAGTTCTATATCGCCAGCGTCGACAGCGAAATGCGCCGACGTCGCGAGCTGGAAAAAGACCTGCGTGATGCGCTGTTGCGCGACCAGTTCTACCTCGTCTACCAGCCACAGATCAGCTACCGCGACCACCGTGTGGTCGGCGTTGAGGCGCTGATTCGCTGGCAACATCCGGAACATGGTCTGGTGCCGCCGGACCTGTTCATTCCGCTGGCCGAACAGAACGGCACGATCATCGCCATCGGCGAGTGGGTGCTGGATCAGGCCTGCAAGCAGCTGCGCGAGTGGCACGATCAGGGCTTCGTCGACCTGCGCATGGCGGTTAACCTGTCCACCGTGCAACTGCACCACGCCGAGCTGCCGAGAGTGGTCAACAACCTGTTGCAGATGTACCGCCTGCCACCGCGCAGCCTGGAACTGGAGGTCACCGAAACCGGCCTGATGGAAGACATCAGCACCGCCGCCCAGCACTTGCTGAGCCTGCGCCGCTCCGGCGCACTGATCGCCATCGACGACTTCGGGACCGGCTACTCCTCGCTGAGCTATCTCAAGAGTCTGCCGCTGGACAAGATCAAGATCGACAAGAGCTTCGTCCAGGATCTGCTGGATGACGACGATGACGCGACCATCGTTCGCGCCATCATTCAACTGGGCAAGAGCCTGGGCATGCAGGTGATCGCCGAAGGCGTGGAAACCGCCGAACAGGAGACCTACATCATCTCCGAAGGCTGCCACGAAGGTCAGGGCTATCACTACAGCAAGCCGCTGCCGGCGCGGGAGTTGAGCGCCTATCTCAAGCAGGCGCAACGCAGCAACGCGGCAATTCTCTGAAAACAGCCTGCGAAGCCCGGCAAAGTGCTTGATCCGCCGGGCATGGTGTACGCGGTTGATCCAGCGCAAACCCTGCGCAAATAGGAAATATTTCCAGCTACAACCCTTTACACATAATGCGAAAGATTTGCATTATGTCGCAGCTTTGCGCACCCACGCGCCTGTCCACTCAATTACCGAAGCAGGATGTTCGCCATGATTCGTATGCCTCTGGCTACCGCCAGTCTGCTGGCCATCGCCATTTCCCTCGCCGGTTGCGGCGAAGGTAAAGACAAGGCCGCCGCTCCGGCAGCGCCGACGCCAGCCGCCAGCACCGCCGCGCCAGCGGCTCCTGCCACTGCCGGTAAAGTCGACGAAGCCGCTGCCAAGGCTGTGGTCGCGCACTACGCCGACATGGTCTTCGCCGTTTACAGTGATGCCGAATCCACCGCGAAAACCCTGCAGTCCGCTATCGATGCATTCCTTGCCAAGCCAAACGCCGAGACGTTGAAGGCCGCACGTGAAGCCTGGGTTGCCGCGCGCGTTCCTTACCTGCAGAGCGAAGTGTTCCGCTTCGGCAACACCATCATCGACGACTGGGAAGGTCAGGTTAACTCCTGGCCTCTGGACGAAGGCCTGATCGACTACGTCGACAAATCCTACGAACACGCACTGGGCAACCCAGGCGCCACCGCCAACATCATCGCCAACACCGAAGTACAGGTCGGCGAAGACAAGGTCGACGTCAAGGACATCACTCCGGAAAAACTCGCCAGCCTGAACGAGCTGGGCGGTTCCGAAGCCAACGTTGCCACCGGCTACCACGCCATCGAATTCCTGCTCTGGGGCCAGGACCTGAACGGCACCGGCCCTGGCGCCGGCAACCGTCCGGCGTCGGACTACCTGGAAGGCGCCGGCGCCACGGGCGGTCACAACGATCGTCGTCGTGCCTACCTGAAAGCCGTGACTCAACTGCTGGTCAGCGACCTGGAAGAAATGGTCGGCAACTGGAAGCCGAACGTGGCCGACAACTACCGCGCCACCCTGGAAGCCGAACCGGCTGAAAGCGGCCTGCGCAAAATGCTGTTCGGCATGGGCAGCCTGTCACTGGGCGAGCTGGCAGGCGAGCGCATGAAAGTGTCCCTGGAAGCGAACTCCCCGGAAGACGAACAGGACTGTTTCAGCGACAACACCCACAACTCGCACTTCTACGATGCCAAGGGTATTCGTAACGTTTACCTGGGCGAGTACACCCGCGTCGACGGCACCAAAATGACCGGCGCCAGCCTGTCGTCGCTGGTAGCCAAGGTTGATCCGGCTGCCGACACCGCCCTGAAAGCCGATCTGGCCGCTACCGAGGCCAAGATCCAAGTCATGGTCGATCACGCCAACAAGGGTGAGCACTACGACCAGTTGATCGCCGCCGGCAACACCGCCGGCAACCAGATCGTCCGTGACGCCATCGCCTCGCTGGTCAAGCAGACCGGTTCGATCGAAGCCGCTGCCGGCAAACTGGGCATCAGCGACCTGAACCCGGACAACGCTGATCACGAGTTCTGATCATCGCTGTCTGACTGAACAAGGCGACCTTCGGGCCGCCTTGTTCGTTTCGGCCGGCCTGACTTGTATCAAGCAAACGATAATTCCTCTTATTCAAACCCCCTCGCCCTGTTAGACTTTGCGCCTTTATTTTTGCCCGTCCGCAGGAAGTCTGATGCCGTCGCTGCCTCTTCGCTTGTCCGCACTGTTTCTGGCCCTTGGCTTGAGTGCCTGCGATGACGCCCCGCGCTTCACCAAGGCCGAGCCCGGCGAAGCCCGCTCCGGCGGCGCCACGACCGTACGCAAGACCGATCAGAATTCATTTTCCCTGCCCTCGGCCAACCTGCCACCTTCGCGTCGGGTGGATTTCAGCGTCGGCAACAGTTTCTTTCGCAGCCCCTGGGTGATCGCACCGTCGACCACCACCGCCCGCGATGGCCTCGGCCCGTTGTTCAACACCAACGCTTGCCAGGGTTGCCACATCAAGGACGGGCGCGGACATCCGCCGACGCCGGATGCGCCCAACGCCGTGTCGATGCTGGTGCGCCTGTCGATTCCCGATGCGCCGCAGTACGCCAGATTGATCGAGCAGGTCGGCGTCGTGCCGGAGCCGGTCTACGGTGGGCAGTTCCAGGACATGGCCGTGCCCGGCGTTGCACCGGAAGGCAAGGTGCGGGTCGATTACACGCCAGTGCCGGTGCGCTTCAAGGACGGCACCGAAATCGAACTGCGCAAACCGGTTCTGCAAATCACCCAACTCGGCTACGGCCCGATGCACCCGGACACACGTTTCTCCGCACGCGTTGCGCCACCGATGATCGGCCTGGGTCTGCTCGAAGCCATCCCCGAAGAAGCGATCCTCGCCAACGCCGCCGCGCAGGCCAAAGAGAACAACGGCATCAACGGCCGGCCCAACCGGGTCTGGGATGACGCTCAGCAGAAGACGGTCATGGGGCGATTTGGCTGGAAAGCCGGACAACCGAACCTCAATCAACAAAATGTTCACGCGTTTTCTGGTGACATGGGCCTCACCACAAGCCTGAGACCATTTGATGACTGCACCGACGCGCAAATCGCCTGCAAACAGGCGCCGAATGGCAATGGCCCGGACGGCGAACCTGAAGTCAGCGACAACATCCTGCGCCTGGTGCTGTTCTACAGCCGCAACCTCGCTGTTCCCGCACGCCGTGGCGTCAACGATGCTCAGGTGATGGCCGGCAAGAATCTGTTTTTCCAGGCTGGCTGCCAGTCCTGTCACACGCCGAAATACACCACCGCCGCCAACGCGGCCGAACCTGAACTGGCCAATCAAGTGATTCGCCCGTACAGCGATCTGCTGCTGCATGACATGGGCGAAGGCCTGGCCGACAACCGCACCGAATTCCAGGCCAGCGGCCGCGACTGGCGCACCCCGCCGTTGTGGGGCATCGGCCTGACGCAGGCGGTCAGCGGCCACACTCAGTTTCTGCACGACGGCCGAGCCCGCAACCTGCTCGAAGCCGTGCTCTGGCACGGCGGCGAAGCGAAGGCGGCACAGCAACAGGTTTTGTCTTTCAATGCCGAGCAGCGTGCCGCGCTGCTGGCGTTCTTGAATTCACTTTAAACACTTAAAAGAATCGGGAGCCCGACATGTTCCGTCCCAAGCTGTTGTTCACCAGCCTTGCCGCACTGGCCCTCGGCGCCTGCTCGCCGCAGGATCCGCAAGCCGTCACTTCGGCGGCCATCGCCAAATCGGTGATCCTGCCGACCTACACCCGCTGGGTCGAAGCCGACAAGCAACTGGCCGTCAGCGCCCTCGCCTACTGCCAGGGCAAAGAGTCCCTGGACACCGCCCGCACCGACTTCCTGCATGCGCAGAAAGCCTGGGCCGAGCTGCAACCGCTGCTGATCGGCCCGCTGGCCGAGGGCAACCGTTCGTGGCAGGTGCAGTTCTGGCCGGACAAGAAAAACCTGGTCGGCCGTCAGGTCGAGCAACTGGTCACCGCCCAGCCGCAGATCGATGCCGCTGCACTGGCCAAATCCAGCGTCGTGGTCCAGGGCCTGTCGGCATATGAATACATCCTGTTCGACGCCAAGCCTGACGTGGCCAACGACGAACAGAAAGCCAAGTACTGCCCGCTGTTGGTGGCCATCGGCGAGCGCCAGAAACTCCTGGCTGAGGAAATCCTCAGCAGCTGGAACAACACCGACGGCATGCTTGCGCAGATGAGCAAGTTCCCCAACCAGCGCTACGCCGACTCCCACGAAGCAATCGCCGATCTGCTGCGGGTACAGGTCACTGCCCTCGACACCCTGAAGAAAAAACTCGGCACCCCGATGGGCCGTCAGAGCAAAGGCGTGCCGCAACCGTTCCAGGCCGATGCATGGCGCAGC
This genomic window contains:
- a CDS encoding imelysin family protein, which gives rise to MFRPKLLFTSLAALALGACSPQDPQAVTSAAIAKSVILPTYTRWVEADKQLAVSALAYCQGKESLDTARTDFLHAQKAWAELQPLLIGPLAEGNRSWQVQFWPDKKNLVGRQVEQLVTAQPQIDAAALAKSSVVVQGLSAYEYILFDAKPDVANDEQKAKYCPLLVAIGERQKLLAEEILSSWNNTDGMLAQMSKFPNQRYADSHEAIADLLRVQVTALDTLKKKLGTPMGRQSKGVPQPFQADAWRSQSSLTAMEASLAAAKTVWEGVDNKGLRGLLPAEQKPLADKVDAAYAASLKLFGSTQRSLTEMLEDDAGRQQLNDIYDSLNVVHRLHEGELAKALGIQLGFNANDGD